A section of the Rhodothermus sp. genome encodes:
- a CDS encoding ferredoxin family protein — translation YEGPNFLAIHPDECIDCNACVPTCPVEAIYPDDEVPEEWQHYIEWNRYLAEQWKEMGYNITEKKGPLPDAEEWRDRPKSEKDILTWDASAQP, via the coding sequence CTACGAAGGGCCCAACTTTCTGGCGATTCACCCTGATGAATGTATCGACTGTAATGCCTGCGTGCCTACCTGTCCGGTTGAGGCCATCTATCCGGACGACGAGGTGCCAGAGGAGTGGCAACACTACATTGAATGGAATCGGTACCTGGCTGAGCAGTGGAAGGAGATGGGCTATAATATCACCGAAAAGAAAGGTCCATTGCCCGACGCTGAGGAATGGCGCGACCGACCCAAGTCGGAAAAAGATATTCTAACGTGGGATGCTTCGGCCCAGCCATAG